The proteins below are encoded in one region of Apostichopus japonicus isolate 1M-3 chromosome 4, ASM3797524v1, whole genome shotgun sequence:
- the LOC139966151 gene encoding uncharacterized protein encodes MEKPPQYSPPEYPPAQPGYPPAQPGYPPAQHGYPPQGYPPQGYPPQGYPPQGYPPPQQGYTPPQQQVLVVNSQAAAPPPGQTVIVTSHQQQRPGVNHCLHCIISLFFFPWLFVWLCLCICE; translated from the exons ATG GAAAAACCACCACAATATTCACCGCCAGAGTATCCACCAGCACAGCCTGGCTATCCACCGGCCCAGCCTGGCTATCCACCAGCGCAACATGGCTATCCACCACAGGGCTATCCACCACAAGGCTATCCACCACAGGGCTATCCACCACAAGGCTATCCACCACCACAACAAGGCTACACACCTCCCCAGCAACAGGTACTTGTGGTGAACAGTCAGGCAGCTGCACCACCTCCTGGTCAAACAGTCATCGTCACTTCCCATCAACAGCAGAG GCCCGGCGTAAACCATTGTCTTCACTGTATCATATCCCTATTTTTCTTCCCGTGGCTTTTTGTTTGGCTTTGCTTG TGCATTTGTGAATGA